In the genome of Nycticebus coucang isolate mNycCou1 chromosome 12, mNycCou1.pri, whole genome shotgun sequence, one region contains:
- the TUFM gene encoding elongation factor Tu, mitochondrial — protein MATATLLRATPRLSGLSAGPIPLLQGLLRPLKSSALPLLSRGLAVEAKKTYVRDKPHVNVGTIGHVDHGKTTLTAAITKILAEGGGAKFKKYEEIDNAPEERARGITINAAHVEYSTATRHYAHTDCPGHADYVKNMITGTAPLDGCILVVAANDGPMPQTREHLLLAKQIGVEHVVVYVNKADAVQDSEVVELVELEIRELLNEFGYKGDETPVIIGSALCALEQRDPELGLKSVQKLLEAVDTYIPVPTRDLEKPFLLPVETVYSIPGRGTVVTGTLERGILKKGDECELLGHNKNIRTVVTGIEMFHKSLERAEAGDNLGALVRGLKREDLRRGLVMVKPGSIQPHQKVEAQVYILSKEEGGRHKPFVSHFMPVMFSLTWDMACRIILPPGKELAMPGEDLKLTLILRQPMILEKGQRFTLRDGNRTIGTGLVTDTPTMTEEDKNIKWS, from the exons ATGGCGACCGCCACCCTGCTGCGTGCGACGCCCCGCCTCAGCG GTCTCAGTGCCGGTCCGATCCCACTACTGCAGGGTTTGTTGCGGCCGCTGAAGTCCTCAGCGTTACCTCTCTTGAGCCGCGGTCTGGCGGTGGAGGCCAAGAAGACGTACGTGCGCGACAAGCCCCATGTGAATGTGGGTACCATCGGCCATGTGGACCATGGCAAGACCACTCTGACTGCGGCCATCACGAAGA TTCTagcagagggaggtggggccAAGTTCAAGAAATATGAGGAGATTGACAATGCCCCTGAGGAGCGAGCTCGAGGTATTACTATCAATGCAGCCCATGTGGAATACAGCACTGCCACCCGCCACTACGCTCACACAGACTGCCCCGGTCATGCAGATTACGTTAAG AATATGATTACAGGCACTGCTCCCCTTGATGGCTGCATCCTGGTGGTGGCAGCCAATGATGGTCCCATGCCCCAGACTCGAGAGCACTTACTACTGGCCAAACAG ATTGGGGTAGAGCATGTCGTGGTGTATGTGAACAAGGCAGATGCGGTGCAGGACTCTGAGGTGGTGGAGCTAGTTGAGCTGGAGATCCGTGAACTGCTCAATGAGTTTGGCTACAAAGGAGATGAGACCCCAGTCATCATAGGCTCTGCTCTCTGTGCCCTTGAG CAGCGTGACCCTGAGCTAGGCCTGaagtctgtgcagaagcttctggAAGCTGTGGACACTTATATCCCAGTGCCTACCCGGGACCTGGAGAAGCCTTTCCTCTTGCCTGTTGAAACAGTTTACTCTATCCCTG GCCGGGGCACGGTGGTGACAGGTACACTAGAGCGTGGCATTTTAAAGAAGGGAGACGAGTGTGAGTTGCTTGGACATAACAAGAACATTCGCACTGTGGTGACAG GCATTGAGATGTTCCACAAGAGCTTGGagagggcagaggcaggggatAACCTTGGGGCCCTGGTCCGAGGCTTGAAGCGGGAGGATCTGCGGCGTGGCCTTGTCATGGTCAAGCCTGGTTCCATCCAGCCCCACCAGAAGGTGGAGGCACAG GTTTACATTCTTAGCAAGGAGGAGGGTGGTCGCCATAAGCCATTTGTATCCCACTTCATGCCTGTCATGTTCTCCCTGACTTGGGACATGGCCTGTCGTATTATCCTGCCTCCTGGGAAG GAGCTTGCCATGCCTGGGGAAGACCTCAAGCTTACCCTGATCTTGCGGCAGCCGATGATCTTAGAGAAAGGCCAGCGTTTCACCCTGAGAGATGGCAATCGGACCATTGGCACCGGCCTTGTCACTGACACACCAACCATGACTGAGGAGGACAAGAACATTAAGTGGAGTTGA